AAAGACTTTTTTAAATTCTATTTCTGAATTCTTGGCATCTTTTTCGCTATGTAGCTCCTTAACAATTTCAAAGGCTAGTTTCGCTTTAATATCTTTCGGATTAGCGCCCTCATTTAATTCTCTAATCAATTTATTTACTTTAGCCATAGACATATCGCTAGCCAAAGTTAAATATTGCGGAATTAAATGGTCTTTCATGGACATAATTTTTCCATACATATCAAAAGGTAAATCAATTACGCCTATATAGTTATTAAAACTCTTAGACATTTTACGGCCGTCAGTACCTTCAAGTAATTTAAACGTCAATACTGTATGGATTTTATTATTTAACTGTTTGGCTAATTGCCGGCCGGCTAACATATTGAATGTTTGATCAGTGCCGCCAAACTGAGCATCAGCGTCAAGGGCTACGGCGTCATAACCTTGAATTACTGGATATAAAAACTCATGAAGATGTATCGGTCTGTCTTCTTTAATCCTTTTTTCAAACATATCCCTTTGAAGCAATTGTTGAACAGTAAAATGAGCAGATAATTCAATAATTTTCTTAAAATCCATTCTATCGTTCCATTCGCTGTTGTATCTAATAACTGCCGGATTTTTACCGGTGAAGTTCAAAAATTTTGATGCCTGTTCTTTGTAACTTTCAGCGTTTTCCAAAACTTGCTCTCTAATCAATGGCTTACGCATTCCATTGCGATCCGTGGGGTCACCTATCATCCCGGTAAAGTCTCCTATCAAAAAAATAATTTTGTGCCCCAATTTTTGAAAATCTCTCAATTTTCTCAAGACAACAGCATGACCAAGATGTATGATTGAACCAGAAGGATCCACACCATAATAAATTTTAATTTTTTTACTGGACGATAGAACCTTTTTCAGCTCATTCTTAGTAAATATCTCTTCAATACCCCTAGATAATAATTCATTACTAACCATATAAACTCCTTTTTATAATTATACCAAAGAAATAACGCATTAAAAAGTTGTAACTAATTGATAAAAAATCGTTTTGATTTCTTAGTGTTTGTTTGCTATAATCCTAACGAAAGAAAGTAGAAAAATGGATAAAAAGAAAAGCCTAGTCAGGCTTGATCATCCAGACAAAAGAAAAAAGAAAAACATTCTCAAAAAAGCAGGTAGAATCATTACCTGGAAAAATGCAAAGAAACTTATACTATATTCTTTTTTTGGTTTCTTCAGTTTTGCTTTGCTTTTATTCGCATGGTTTGCCAAAGATTTACCTAGCCCTAATAAAATAAATTCCAGACTTCTATCTGAATCAACTAAAATCCTAGACCGGGAAGGAAACCTTATATATGAGGTTCACGGCGATAAAAATCGAACCGTTATTCCTTTTAATGAAATGCCTCAAAATATCAAAAATGCAACCATAGCAATTGAAGATAGAGAATTCTATAAACATAGGGGTTTTAGCATCAAAGGATATGGACGGGCACTTTATTATGATCTTATACACAAAGACATGTCCCAAGGCGGCAGTGGCATCACTCAACAGTTTGTGAAAAACGCACTTTTGACAAGAGAGAAGAAATTATCAAGAAAAATAAAGGAACTAATATTATCTATTGAAATAGAACTTATTTATTCAAAAGACGATATCTTAAAAATGTATCTTAATGAAATACCTTACGGATCAAATGCCTACGGCATTGAAGCAGCCGCCAAAACCTACTTTGGCAAAAGTGCAAAAGATCTAAGTCTTCCAGAATGTGCAACAATTGCTGCAATGGCAAAAGCGCCAACATATTATTCACCTTTCGGAAGTCATAAAGATAAGTTATTGGAAAGAAAAGATTTAGTATTAAATGAAATGGTTAAGCAAGAATATATTGAAGAAAAAGAAACAAAAAGTGCACAAAATGAGAAATTAACCTTCACAAGAAAAAAAGAAAGTATCACCTATCCTCATTTTGTAATGTATGTAAAAGAAAAACTAGTTGAAAAATACGGCGAAAAACTAGTTGAAGAAGGTGGTCTTAAAATAACAACTACTATTGATCCCCAAAAACAAAAAATAGCCGAGGAAGCCATAGCTAAAGGTACTACTAAAGTCAAAAAATACGGTGGATCAAATGCATCATTAACATCTATTGATCCAAAAACAGGACAAATATTAACAATGGTGGGTTCTTTTGATTATTTCGATGATTCCATAGATGGTAATGTAAATATAGCAATACGAGACAGACAACCTGGATCATCTTTTAAACCTTTTGCTTATGCCACCGCTTGGAAAAAAGATAAATATGGACCAGGAATGCCAATGTTTGACCTTAAAACAAGTTTTACTATTGGGATTAAGGACTGTAAGAACAAAGAGACATATTGCCCTGAAAACTATGATGAAAAAGAACATGGTGTTCAAACAATGCGAGCCTCTCTAGCCCAATCACTTAATATACCTGCAGTTAAAACCTTGTACATAGCGGGAGTAAAAGATACTATAAATACCGCTCACGATATGGGAATAACTACTTTAAATCAAGACCCTTCTCATTATGGACTATCACTAGTATTAGGTAGTGGTGAAGTGAAATTATTAGATATGGCTGGTGCTTATGGCGTATTCGCAAACAAAGGCGAGAAAAAAGATGTTACTCCAATATTAAAAGTAGAAACTTCTAAAGGAAAAGTTATTGAGGAATACAAAGACAAAAAAGGCAAAACAGCCATTGACCCGCAAATAGCATATCTTATGTCTAGCGTTCTCTCTGATAATAATGCAAGAACTCCAATATTTGGATCTAACAGCCCCCTAACTTTAAAAAACCGACCTGTAGCCGCCAAAACCGGAACAACTCAAGAATGGAAAGATGCATGGACAATTGGCTATACACCTTCATTGGTTGCCGGCGTATGGGTAGGTAATAATGACGGTAAATCTATGAGTAAAGGTGCTGACGGATCTTTTGTTGCTGCTGGAATTTGGAATGATTATATGAGTAAAACCCTAGCCGGCACAACAATTGAAAAATTTGAGAAACCACCAGGGATTAGAACAATAACCATTGATAAAGTAACTGGTAAAAAACCCATGCAAGGATCAGAAACCGTTACAGATGAATTCCCCTCTTGGTATAACCTGGAGAAATCTCAAGGCAAAACATATAAAATAAATAGACTGGATGGAAAACTTGCTACTGAAGACTGCCCAAATGATGTTATAAAAATTATCAAAACCCCTCAAGTTCAAGCAGAAATTCCACCCGGCGATAAGGCTTATACACAATGGATGGAGCCAATATCCAGATGGGCCAGAAGCCATGGATACGGCACAATGGTTTTACCGACTGAATATACAACTCTTTGTGGGGTTGGTAACCAACCATCAGTTTCTTTATCGTTAAGCTCAAACACAATTGATCTTGGCGATTCTGTAACTGCTACGGCTATTGCAAGTGCCCCGCTTGGCGTTAATAAAGTTTTATTTTACTTAGACAATGATTTAGTAGGCACTGATTCATCATCACCATATATAGTATCTATAACCCCTTCATCGGCTGGCTCACATAGAATCACAGCAAAAGTAAAAGATAAGGGAGCTAATTATGGCCAGGATTCTAATTCTGTATATGTATCCGGCAGCGGCAGTATTCCTGGTGTAACTTTAAATTTATCTATAGTAGGTTCTACATCTATTAAGGCTATTCTTTCTGGAGAAGCAACAGCTTCGGATGTAATGCTTTATTTTACAAAAAATAACGATAGTGTTGTCGCTGATAGTATGACACCTACCGGAAGTGACGGCGAATATGTATGGTCTGGTTCTACATCTGAATATAAATCAGTATATGCAAAAGCCTCAACTAATAAAGGAACTATCACTAGTAACACAATCGATTTATCTGGATAAAATAATTACATTTTTTTAGGCGCTGATATACCTATCAATCTAAAAACATTCTTAAAAATATTCCTACAGGCTATAACCAAAGCAACTCTGGCTTGTCTTGTTTTTTTATCATCGATAATTATTCTTTCTTTCTCGTAAAAAGCATGGAAAGCTGTTGCCAATGATATAAGATAATGGATCAAACGATATGGCTCATACTTCTCCCCTGCTGATAAAACCACGTCCTCAAAACTAATTAGTTCTTTAATTAATACCCGCTCAAAAGGACTAGTTAATGATTCTAGATTGATTTTAGTAAAATCTAATTTTAATTCCTTCTGATTTATTTTTTCTAAAACACTGTTTATCCTAGCATTGGCATACTGGCTGTAAAACAATGGATTTTGTTGACTCTTTTCCTTAACTAAATTTATGTTTAAATCTAAATGGGTATCATTTGATTTTGAGATAAAGAAAAATCTAACTGCATCAGAACCAATCATATCCAGAACTTCCTGAAGTGTAACAAATGTACCCTTTCTTTTAGACATTCTTATTTCTTTACCGTTTTCCTTTAAGTTTACAAATTGATTAAGAATAATATCTAAACGGTTTTTAAAACC
This sequence is a window from bacterium CG_4_10_14_0_2_um_filter_33_32. Protein-coding genes within it:
- a CDS encoding tyrosine--tRNA ligase: MVSNELLSRGIEEIFTKNELKKVLSSSKKIKIYYGVDPSGSIIHLGHAVVLRKLRDFQKLGHKIIFLIGDFTGMIGDPTDRNGMRKPLIREQVLENAESYKEQASKFLNFTGKNPAVIRYNSEWNDRMDFKKIIELSAHFTVQQLLQRDMFEKRIKEDRPIHLHEFLYPVIQGYDAVALDADAQFGGTDQTFNMLAGRQLAKQLNNKIHTVLTFKLLEGTDGRKMSKSFNNYIGVIDLPFDMYGKIMSMKDHLIPQYLTLASDMSMAKVNKLIRELNEGANPKDIKAKLAFEIVKELHSEKDAKNSEIEFKKVFANKEIPSDIPTFSIIKKEMKLIDLLLSLKLVQSKSDARRLVEQGAVDVDGTTIYEKEELLVPHKGMIIKVGKRRWAKII